A part of Bacteroidota bacterium genomic DNA contains:
- a CDS encoding bestrophin family ion channel — protein sequence MLLDKRIPISYIFNKVKFDLLYVVLVGLFIHYLTTTFAKMIPEMPLTIPAFLGTAISILLSFKMSQSYDRWWEARKVWGAIVNDSRSFVIQLQLYAADKTIIKKIAFRQIAWCYSLGQSLRNQSPLENIEPFLNEEDLKNLTNHHNKPLGILHQNAQEIKTLHSKNEIDIFAQIQLDNTLIRLCDAMGKAERIKSTVFPATYRLFLHFAIYLFVVILSIALKGVDTYFEIPLLVVISMMFFLIEKSATHLQDPFSNKPSDTSVTAIARTIEINIKQLLDEQEIPKPLEPNSFYIN from the coding sequence ATGCTTTTAGATAAAAGAATTCCTATTTCGTATATTTTCAACAAGGTGAAATTCGACTTGCTTTACGTTGTACTTGTGGGCTTGTTTATACATTACCTCACCACCACTTTTGCAAAAATGATCCCCGAAATGCCATTAACTATTCCGGCCTTTTTGGGTACAGCCATTTCCATTTTGTTATCGTTTAAAATGAGCCAATCATACGACAGATGGTGGGAAGCAAGAAAGGTTTGGGGTGCTATTGTAAATGATAGCCGAAGCTTTGTAATACAATTGCAATTATATGCAGCGGATAAAACTATTATCAAAAAAATTGCATTCCGACAAATTGCTTGGTGTTATTCTCTTGGACAATCTTTAAGAAATCAAAGCCCGTTAGAAAATATTGAACCTTTTTTAAATGAAGAAGATCTAAAAAATTTGACCAACCATCATAATAAACCTCTTGGCATTTTACACCAAAATGCACAAGAAATTAAAACATTACACTCCAAAAATGAAATTGATATTTTTGCACAAATTCAATTGGATAATACTTTGATAAGACTATGCGATGCAATGGGAAAAGCAGAAAGAATTAAAAGTACGGTTTTCCCGGCAACTTACCGCCTATTTTTACATTTTGCGATTTATTTGTTTGTTGTTATTTTATCCATTGCTCTGAAAGGTGTTGATACCTATTTTGAAATACCCTTATTGGTGGTTATTTCTATGATGTTTTTCTTGATTGAAAAATCAGCCACTCATTTGCAAGACCCCTTCAGCAATAAACCAAGCGACACATCTGTAACTGCAATCGCAAGAACAATTGAAATAAACATCAAACAATTATTAGACGAACAGGAAATTCCAAAACCATTAGAACCCAACAGTTTTTACATCAATTAA
- a CDS encoding MBL fold metallo-hydrolase, whose translation MQITFCGAARQVTGSMHLLTLDNGYKILLDCGLDYEQQKNFHYSPPNSFPFDPASIDVVVLSHAHIDHSGNLPNLVRQGFGGRIICTPATAELSYHLLLDSARIQDHDYRKNRRKKIQTPKPLYTEKNVKQTISQFTTVPFHKAYKIAPGVTLTFGIAGHLLGAAFVQLKIEEGGKEKSVVFTGDWGRPGAPLLKDPESLPPCDVLITESTYGGRNHRANIDPETELLEYVTSTCVTQRGKLIIPAFSVGRTQSIIYTLNKLARKGLLPDVKVFVDSPLAIKSTNIYSSYRSDLNAETAEFAHKFNDLFNFPNLQLIADQSENFLLDNYFEPCVIVSAAGMVEGGRIQTHIANHISNNYATILIAGFCSPGTLGHDLLQGRQTITVKGRPLAVYARIASTDAFSSHADADGLCHAISENATSTRKTCLVHGDEANMNALSILLRNNGVEDIVIPDRGDVISI comes from the coding sequence ATGCAAATAACTTTTTGTGGTGCAGCTCGCCAAGTAACAGGCAGCATGCACCTTCTTACTTTAGACAACGGCTATAAAATTCTCCTCGATTGTGGACTCGACTACGAGCAGCAAAAGAATTTTCATTATAGTCCACCCAACTCTTTTCCCTTCGACCCTGCAAGTATAGATGTAGTGGTGCTTAGCCATGCACATATAGACCATAGCGGCAATTTGCCCAATTTGGTAAGGCAAGGATTTGGAGGTAGAATTATTTGTACCCCTGCCACCGCCGAGCTGTCATATCATCTGTTATTAGACAGTGCCCGCATACAAGACCACGATTATCGCAAAAACCGCCGCAAGAAAATACAAACACCCAAACCTTTATATACTGAGAAAAATGTAAAGCAAACTATTTCTCAGTTTACCACCGTGCCATTTCACAAAGCATACAAGATTGCACCCGGTGTTACTTTAACTTTTGGCATTGCGGGACACTTATTGGGTGCTGCATTTGTGCAACTTAAAATTGAAGAAGGCGGAAAAGAAAAATCAGTGGTATTTACGGGCGATTGGGGACGCCCCGGTGCACCACTGCTCAAAGACCCGGAATCATTGCCGCCTTGTGATGTATTGATTACCGAAAGTACTTATGGAGGCAGAAACCACAGAGCTAATATAGACCCCGAGACCGAACTATTGGAATATGTGACCAGCACTTGCGTAACCCAACGAGGCAAACTTATTATACCTGCATTCTCAGTGGGCCGCACCCAGTCTATTATATATACCTTGAACAAGCTTGCCCGCAAAGGCTTGTTGCCCGATGTGAAAGTATTTGTAGATAGCCCATTGGCTATAAAAAGCACAAATATATATAGCAGCTACCGCAGCGACCTCAATGCCGAAACTGCTGAGTTTGCACATAAGTTCAACGATTTATTTAACTTCCCCAACCTACAACTCATCGCTGATCAATCAGAAAACTTCCTGCTCGATAATTATTTCGAGCCCTGTGTAATAGTCTCTGCTGCAGGTATGGTAGAGGGTGGCCGTATACAAACGCATATAGCCAACCATATATCGAACAACTATGCTACTATATTGATAGCAGGTTTTTGCTCCCCCGGCACACTCGGCCACGATTTGTTGCAAGGCCGCCAAACTATTACCGTAAAAGGCCGCCCCTTGGCAGTATATGCCCGCATAGCCAGCACCGATGCGTTTAGCTCGCACGCCGATGCCGACGGCCTGTGCCATGCCATTTCCGAAAACGCTACCAGCACCCGCAAAACCTGCCTTGTGCATGGCGACGAAGCCAATATGAATGCATTGAGTATATTGTTAAGGAATAATGGGGTGGAGGATATTGTGATTCCAGACAGGGGGGATGTGATTAGTATATAA
- the asnB gene encoding asparagine synthase (glutamine-hydrolyzing): MCGFLGEASRDLISKESFLQLLNLSIKRGPDQQGYWNDKNCQLGFNRLSIIDLSENGKQPLSSPSGKFIIIFNGEIYNYKEIQKKYNIADEDLRSSSDSEILAHLIERVTLEEFANELNGMFAISIYDIQNSLVHLIRDFAGIKPLFYGIHNHGIIFGSQFDQIFCHPQFSNKELRPEIMKEYFGLGYMQPPNTIFKNIFQVEPSQIVTWSIEQAKIESKTKYFSWNVNPKLDETSKEVVEQFESVFSKVIKNQLHADVPVATFFSGGIDSPLVAALCKQHNNDIQAYTIGVDDENHNESEAAQKMAAQIKIKQVIETIDETEILNCLELHFKGLCEPFGDYSSLPTYLITKKAKEFATVMLSGDGGDELFWGYPRFLKSLEHLYWFKWPLFLRKIAAPIFRKFKRNISVGVELFDNFEDWIIYKQTHFTKLDKLMSSTRFSAEMYEVYKFKGPANKQNALLYLKKNEFDAHMQRTLRKVDLMSMANSLEVRVPFLDKEVIEFSNTIIPKYGITHTTAKLVLRKLLNKFVSKELIDLPKKGFSIPIDVWLKNELKEDVIHCILNKPFYGSEFIDQGVLKEIVSDFYNDKFVDYWGIWHLYSWQKWAANYGLV, translated from the coding sequence ATGTGTGGATTTTTAGGTGAGGCCAGTAGAGATTTAATTTCAAAAGAATCATTTCTGCAGTTATTGAATTTAAGCATTAAAAGAGGCCCCGACCAGCAAGGATACTGGAATGACAAGAATTGCCAACTTGGTTTTAATAGGTTATCAATTATAGATTTATCGGAGAATGGTAAACAGCCTCTTTCAAGCCCTTCCGGCAAGTTTATTATAATTTTCAACGGAGAAATATACAATTATAAAGAAATTCAAAAAAAATATAATATAGCTGATGAAGATTTACGTTCCTCGTCCGACTCTGAGATATTAGCCCATCTTATTGAGCGAGTTACCCTTGAAGAATTTGCAAATGAACTCAATGGTATGTTTGCAATTAGTATTTATGATATTCAGAATAGTCTTGTTCATTTAATACGTGATTTTGCAGGTATTAAACCTCTATTTTATGGAATTCATAATCACGGTATAATCTTCGGGTCGCAGTTTGATCAAATATTTTGTCATCCACAATTTTCTAATAAAGAACTTAGGCCAGAAATTATGAAAGAATACTTCGGTTTAGGTTATATGCAACCACCGAATACGATTTTTAAAAATATTTTCCAAGTAGAACCTAGCCAGATTGTTACATGGAGTATTGAACAAGCAAAAATCGAATCAAAAACAAAATATTTTTCATGGAATGTTAATCCTAAATTGGACGAAACAAGTAAAGAAGTGGTTGAGCAATTTGAATCTGTTTTTTCCAAGGTCATCAAAAATCAGTTACATGCAGATGTACCTGTGGCAACTTTTTTTAGCGGAGGCATAGATAGTCCCTTAGTTGCAGCTTTGTGCAAACAGCATAATAACGACATACAAGCATACACTATTGGTGTTGATGATGAAAACCATAATGAAAGCGAAGCAGCACAGAAAATGGCTGCTCAGATAAAAATTAAGCAGGTAATAGAAACTATAGATGAAACAGAAATCCTAAATTGCTTAGAATTGCATTTTAAAGGATTATGCGAACCATTCGGAGATTATAGTAGTTTACCCACTTACTTAATTACGAAAAAGGCCAAGGAGTTTGCCACGGTTATGCTTTCAGGCGATGGCGGAGATGAACTTTTTTGGGGATACCCTCGTTTTTTGAAATCATTAGAACATTTGTATTGGTTTAAATGGCCTTTGTTTTTAAGAAAAATAGCGGCTCCAATATTTAGAAAATTCAAAAGAAATATTTCTGTTGGAGTAGAATTGTTTGATAATTTTGAAGACTGGATTATATATAAACAAACACATTTTACGAAGCTGGATAAACTTATGAGCAGTACCCGTTTTTCTGCTGAGATGTATGAAGTTTATAAATTTAAGGGACCTGCCAATAAACAAAACGCACTATTATATTTAAAGAAAAATGAATTTGATGCCCACATGCAGCGAACTCTAAGGAAAGTAGATTTAATGAGCATGGCTAATAGTCTTGAAGTGCGGGTTCCTTTTCTGGACAAAGAAGTTATAGAATTTAGCAATACTATCATTCCAAAATATGGAATTACGCATACAACTGCCAAATTAGTACTTAGGAAATTATTGAATAAGTTTGTGAGCAAAGAACTAATTGATTTGCCCAAAAAAGGATTTTCAATACCAATTGATGTATGGTTGAAAAATGAATTAAAAGAAGATGTAATACATTGTATTTTAAATAAACCATTTTATGGGAGTGAATTTATTGATCAAGGCGTATTGAAAGAGATTGTTTCCGATTTTTATAATGATAAATTTGTGGATTATTGGGGCATTTGGCATCTGTATTCATGGCAAAAATGGGCCGCGAATTATGGTTTGGTTTAA
- a CDS encoding T9SS type A sorting domain-containing protein — MSRISFLLLYIILFCSQSFAQTLIPNSGFENWQDYDTLMQGHQLPSKWTAFKTDTLFNNGYQGMVRKSNYAARGNYSVQMIVDSTNNMYTEETLQNTFPFKGRPTSLRFFTSFSEEGNGASATVIFYALDTNGNWKTVGSGFNSFGYTQAGWVEQAFNILYTDTVLPTRCHIAFDYPSNAVGKKNISFYVDEISFSTNTNISDPISAIPNIFPCPAQKELFVDLKYSASIQIFDIMGKPIYKQAFLSGKSNLLIDNLPNGIHLLYIMYANGETTIDKIIIDHP, encoded by the coding sequence ATGTCTCGCATTTCCTTCCTATTATTATATATAATACTTTTCTGTAGCCAATCATTTGCCCAAACGCTGATACCCAATTCAGGTTTTGAAAATTGGCAAGACTATGATACCCTTATGCAAGGCCATCAACTGCCCAGTAAATGGACGGCATTTAAAACCGATACACTCTTCAACAATGGCTACCAAGGTATGGTGCGAAAAAGCAACTATGCGGCAAGGGGGAATTATAGTGTGCAAATGATAGTTGATTCCACAAATAATATGTATACTGAAGAAACTTTGCAAAACACTTTCCCTTTCAAAGGTAGACCAACAAGTTTGCGTTTTTTTACTAGTTTTAGTGAAGAAGGAAACGGTGCCAGTGCTACGGTCATATTTTATGCTTTAGATACCAACGGCAATTGGAAAACAGTAGGCAGTGGGTTCAACTCTTTTGGCTACACTCAAGCAGGTTGGGTAGAGCAAGCATTTAATATTTTATATACTGATACTGTATTGCCCACAAGGTGCCATATCGCTTTCGATTATCCAAGCAATGCAGTAGGTAAAAAAAACATTTCTTTTTATGTGGATGAAATTTCCTTTTCCACCAATACAAATATCTCCGATCCTATCTCCGCAATCCCAAATATCTTCCCTTGCCCTGCTCAGAAAGAGCTGTTTGTTGATTTAAAGTATTCAGCTAGTATTCAAATATTTGATATAATGGGCAAACCAATTTATAAACAGGCATTTTTATCAGGTAAGTCAAATTTGCTTATTGATAACTTGCCTAACGGTATACATTTATTATATATAATGTATGCAAATGGTGAAACTACGATTGATAAAATAATAATAGATCACCCTTAA
- a CDS encoding molybdopterin-dependent oxidoreductase translates to MKEQIWSKKKIRNRTIISFLVFFAMTGIAYFAWQWLYAQPEVDGALKPLRKMLIQNEKIFKPLVSQNNLVKTYPVEKAEKKVRVNGWDGIETPLDPNWKLRVVRKSGDTVYITLDEIKKLPKTEIVFDFKCVEGWNQITHWGGAKFSDFTKYYKLDSETQMEYVGMITPDKRYYVGIDMPSAVHPQTILCYEMNGKTLPLDQGYPLRLIIPVKYGVKHIKRIGSIFFSNTRPADFWAEQGYDYFLGL, encoded by the coding sequence ATGAAAGAACAAATCTGGAGCAAGAAGAAGATTAGGAATAGGACTATTATATCTTTCCTAGTCTTTTTTGCCATGACAGGCATTGCCTATTTTGCATGGCAATGGTTGTATGCCCAGCCCGAGGTGGATGGAGCACTGAAACCTTTGCGAAAAATGCTGATACAAAACGAGAAAATTTTTAAACCTTTGGTGAGTCAAAACAATTTGGTAAAAACATACCCTGTAGAAAAAGCAGAAAAAAAAGTTCGTGTGAATGGATGGGATGGTATTGAAACACCACTCGACCCAAATTGGAAACTAAGAGTAGTTCGTAAAAGTGGAGATACAGTTTATATAACATTAGATGAAATAAAGAAACTTCCCAAAACAGAAATCGTGTTCGATTTTAAATGTGTGGAGGGGTGGAACCAAATTACCCACTGGGGCGGTGCGAAATTTTCTGACTTTACCAAATATTATAAACTTGATAGTGAAACACAAATGGAATATGTAGGAATGATAACTCCCGACAAACGTTACTATGTAGGAATAGATATGCCAAGTGCTGTTCACCCACAAACAATATTATGCTATGAAATGAATGGGAAAACCCTACCTTTGGACCAAGGTTATCCCCTCAGATTAATTATTCCAGTAAAATATGGGGTGAAACATATTAAACGAATCGGAAGTATATTTTTTAGCAATACACGGCCAGCAGATTTTTGGGCCGAACAAGGGTATGATTATTTTTTAGGATTATAA